DNA from Fusarium musae strain F31 chromosome 7, whole genome shotgun sequence:
GAGATTTCTGATACACGAGTTTACATGCTTGGGCAAATGTCCCAGGTCATGAAACCCGACACCTCAACTGAACTCCCCGTTATTACACATATCCTCAAGACTCTCGCTCTGCCCGCATATCGCGAGTCTTTGTGGACCTTTACAGCAGGCTACTTTAACCCAGCTCCCTCTCTGACAAAACTCCTCCTCAATACTGCTTCTACTTCCAACACCGTCATCACAGCTTCTCCTGAGGCAAACGGCTTCTACAAGTCGAAAGGTGTCTCGGGCCTCCTCCCCGATGCCTACACTCTCCTAGCCCGTCGTTTTGTCCATCGGGTACATCACCAAGGCCGTGATAACGACATCACCTTAAAAGAATGGCGTTATGGTGTCGTTGGTCAACCTGGTGGATGGACATATCACGCCAAGGGTCTCTGGGTGACGATGCCGGGTGACAAGAACCCCGCTATGAGTATTATTGGAAGTTCCAACTATACTAAACGTAGCTACTCTCATGATCTCGAAGCTGGTGCTTTGATCGTCACTCGCGACGAAGGACTGAAGGGGAGACTTGGCGAAGAGCAATTATGGCTGCAGGAACATGCTACCAAAGCAACGCGAGATGACTTTGCCCGCACTGAGCGAAGAGTTGGACTCAAAGTCAGAGTTGCCATGTGGATTGTTTCGCTTGTCGGCGGAGCATTGTAATACTGTCATGTAGAATAGTGTACTCATAGATACCAATCTAACGATACCCAAGCAACGATGTAACTTGACGATTGGCCATTCACGGAATTTACTGGCTGCATGCGGTTGTGTACAAAATAATACAGGTAGTTTACACGCTCATGCCCTAATCACAGGCGTCCCTAACTTTGGGCCCCCCTTGACCAGGCCTTGCATAACAACTCTGCTCACCAAGTCGCTCTGgtgcttcttgatcatctcctTGAGCACGCTGCGCTCCAGTACCACCTTGCCCGTCTCCAAAAGGTccttgacatcaacatcctGCAAGTCTAGTGCTCGACCCTCCCAAGGAAGCTGCTCCATGGCGCCGAAAAGAGCTTCACGTCGGTTTCCAGTGACGAAAAGAGTTCGACCGCTAGCACGGCCTAGACCGAGATTTCCCAGCACTCCAGTCATGTATCGCTTGAGATAGGCCTCCTTCAGTCCATCCTTGAGATACTTTCCAGCAACGAGCTCGTAATCAGTCGGCAACACAAGATCCATGCCGTCCTCGCACACAATCAGATCGCCTTTTCGGTAACGGTAGCTCAGAGCTGTGCGCCATGCCTTGTCGTACACCTTTCTGGTGAGGCTGGTGCCAAAGTCGCGGGGATGAGGACCAAACACCTTTCCACCACCGCGGTTTATGGGACTTTGCTTGGTTCCCATACGAGCTCGGCCGGTTCCCTTTTGAGGACGCATCTTTCGGTGGGAGCCGTGGACGTCGTAACGGGTTTTGGAGGAGGCGGTTCCTTGGCGGGTGTTGTCACCTTCGTAGACGACggcgagatggaggagatcgCGGCGGAGAGGGAGATAGAGATGGTTGACGTCCCATCGTTCGAGAGAGGTCGGTTCCAGCGAGGGAAAAGCGTGGACTGTGACGGGAACGGTTGTGACTGCGCTGGTCAGTAAGGTCATTGACGGCTGACGGGAGTCGTACTGGGCTTCCATGATTCGAGAATGCCTTGGGTTGTATTCGGAGATTTTGTCTCTGCAGTATTCTTTGGAGAGACTTCTGTAGCCATTGACCTTGTAAAGGCCTTGTTGAGTGTCGCCGGCTTCATCTGTTAGCATTGAAGCGATTGCAGTCTCTTCACGTACCTTGGCAGACACCCGCAGCGCGCCCATGGCCTCAGCCAAGCACCCAATTCCCTTACCAGCCATGATTTGGTTCCCTAACAGCCGTCGATAGGGAGATTCGCCGTGATCAAGGACAGTAATTCACTgtctggtgttgaggcttcAAAACTGTGATGCGATACTGTAAAAAAGTGGATCGGCAACATCCTCCGATCCCCGAGTTTTTAGTGGGGCCAGAACCATCCCCAGAGCATTTTTcaataggtaggtatctcAAGATATCACCAGCGTCACTCTCAACGTCCCACGTCTACGGCCTCTACGCTCCGCTGCCCATCATGTCGCGCTGCCAGGCTGTCATGCGGCCAATCGCTCGGCAGCTGCGGCCCAGCGTCGCCCGACCGTTCACCTCTGCCACAATTCGACGATCAGCCGAGACACAGACTGCCACGCCCAGCGCAGCAGACCTCGAC
Protein-coding regions in this window:
- a CDS encoding hypothetical protein (EggNog:ENOG41~BUSCO:EOG09264NNY), with translation MAGKGIGCLAEAMGALRVSAKVREETAIASMLTDEAGDTQQGLYKVNGYRSLSKEYCRDKISEYNPRHSRIMEAQYDSRQPSMTLLTSAVTTVPVTVHAFPSLEPTSLERWDVNHLYLPLRRDLLHLAVVYEGDNTRQGTASSKTRYDVHGSHRKMRPQKGTGRARMGTKQSPINRGGGKVFGPHPRDFGTSLTRKVYDKAWRTALSYRYRKGDLIVCEDGMDLVLPTDYELVAGKYLKDGLKEAYLKRYMTGVLGNLGLGRASGRTLFVTGNRREALFGAMEQLPWEGRALDLQDVDVKDLLETGKVVLERSVLKEMIKKHQSDLVSRVVMQGLVKGGPKLGTPVIRA